A genomic region of Cannabis sativa cultivar Pink pepper isolate KNU-18-1 chromosome 1, ASM2916894v1, whole genome shotgun sequence contains the following coding sequences:
- the LOC133029958 gene encoding uncharacterized protein LOC133029958: MNCLFCSSYIESSFHLFWDCIVAKSIWFGCSWCVRTSVPSISNWEEWIDWFTMSANRPPAMDLNCFLGGAAIIFESIWKERNSLLHGKQQTPLKVQVQYINSRFHEMNTIKESTNPPNMEWNPPPEGWIACNSDIAIGQSQATRAAVFRDTTGSILCVTTFRSTHCDPLPGEISAIIEGAAAAAKFGFKNVIFQNDSLNAVSALKSNTADIQKLHFNIQEKVKKFIDLSAEFNIHEIIWTPRSCNGVAHSVAQWENRNNIFGVLDIPNFDDFLQMIAADGHLSV; the protein is encoded by the coding sequence ATGAATTGCCTTTTCTGCTCATCCTATATAGAGAGTAGCTTTCACTTATTCTGGGACTGCATAGTTGCAAAATCCATTTGGTTTGGTTGCTCGTGGTGTGTGAGAACTTCTGTCCCTTCCATTTCAAATTGGGAGGAGTGGATTGATTGGTTCACTATGTCGGCCAACAGACCTCCTGCAATGGACCTCAACTGCTTCTTAGGAGGTGCTGCAATTATATTCGAAAGCATATGGAAGGAAAGAAACTCATTACTCCATGGTAAGCAGCAGACCCCCTTGAAAGTGCAAGTACAATACATTAATAGTAGATTCCATGAAATGAACACAATTAAGGAGTCTACCAATCCTCCCAACATGGAATGGAATCCACCTCCGGAAGGTTGGATTGCTTGCAACTCGGATATTGCTATTGGCCAATCCCAAGCAACGAGGGCTGCGGTGTTCAGGGATACGACTGGATCTATCCTTTGCGTCACCACATTTAGATCTACTCACTGTGACCCGCTGCCAGGGGAAATCTCTGCAATCATTGAAGGTGCGGCAGCAGCAGCAAAATTTGGCTTCAAGAATGTCATTTTTCAGAATGACTCACTGAATGCAGTTAGTGCGTTGAAAAGCAACACTGCGGATATACAAAAACTGCATTTCAACATTCAAGAAAAGGTTAAAAAGTTCATCGATCTCTCGGCGGAATTCAACATTCATGAGATTATATGGACTCCTCGCTCGTGTAATGGTGTGGCCCACTCCGTGGCTCAATGGGAAAACCGAAACAACATCTTTGGTGTTTTGGATATACCCAATTTTGATGATTTCCTGCAGATGATTGCTGCAGATGGTCATTTATCTGTTTAG